ctttcttttttctgtggaacagaaaatatattttgagaacTGTCTCAATGTTTTTTATATCCATACAATGGAAGCCAATGGTCATCAAAACCGTGTGGTTAACAGCGTTGTTCAGTAGATCTTCTTTAAAGTCCACAGAAGCAAGAAAGTCATTCAAGTTTagaagaacatgagggtgagtaaacaatgacaaaaagttaatttttgaTATGCAACCTATGTAGGCCACCTTCTAGGATTTTGTCTGTACCTGTACTGTGATCATATCTGTTACCGTCGTGTTCTGTTCTAACATCTCTCTCTAAACCATGTGAGTAATTGAGCTGGATGTGTTGTAAGGGCTAGTGTATCCTGTCCGCTGCTATCTGCTTCATCACGTAAGCAAGAGCTTGGAGCAAAGACAGGGACATGGTCAACAGTCTGTGACCTTCCTTTGCCCAGAGGGCTCTGAAGAAAAGGGGGATAATGAGCAtgttgtttttatactgtagagcAGTAGTCCAGGTCTTAATTGCACTGCAAACATTCCTTGTTCTTGTATGCTATCCTGATTGCTCACATTCAGCAAACAGTCAAATTAGTTTAGGGAGCCAATGAGGCTCACACCGCTTGCCTTATTACTCGACATGATGTTTGCAGCTTTAATCGGTGGAAAAAACCAACAGTGGGGGCATTCCAGTTTTGTTTTAGGAGTACAGGTGGGGAACATGACCAAAATAAAGTCATGTTACGAGGTATTTTATATTATGCTAACTGTATATATCCATCGCCTAAAATTCAGCCAAACATATTTTAAGCATTGTATATTGATGCAGTAATGCCTATTTTTAATAGTTCATCTTTGGTATTTTAGTcatatttaaaatgcaaagaATTTTGTGACTTTGGAGCCGCTACAGTAAAATGAGTGGAACTTACTGTCGTAAATGCATCACTGTTGTAATGACAGAATAAagactttaaagtttaaagttttgACATAACTTGGCAACCATAAATAACTGTATAAACAATGTAATGTAATAACaataaatcaatttaatcaaGCTGTCTGCTGTCttttggaaagaaattaataggaacattttaattaatttaggtCCAATTATAGGTAAAAACattaatagtctttttttttcaaataaataatgtttgagATTTGAAGTTTCTTTCATCTAAGAATCCTGGGCAGGGGGTGGGGAAGAATTAAGCACTTTTTAAGTAAAATTTGTTAActaatagcaacaacaacaacaattttaaatgtttattgagcagcaaattattACTGTACAATGTGactgtttttactgaatttttgatcaaataaatgcagtcttggtaagcatgagaaacaaaaacatgaaacattcttgacaatgaaaacaaatcttagttacactttattttaaggtgtcctggTTACagtgtatatttgtatatgtatgtatttatacattCAAGCACTGAGTAATATAAAGCAACTACATGTACTTTCTATATGGTAAGGATTAGGGTTTGTCTTAGGGTTACTTCCATGTTGTTATCGTAATAGAAAGTACATGTAACGTCTAACAAggatatcttaaaataaagtgttaccaatcttACTATCCCCAAACTTTTCAGTGGTAGTGTATGATTTAGTTTTCTGCTTTgtgagatatttaaaaaatagcaaCTGGATTTTACAATGATATATATGACATTCTACCATGTAAATCACCAATtacattatacagtacatattatCATAACGTTCAGCTTTATGTAAGGGTGCACTTGCTGTTTGATAATGCGTTTAACTCTTTGACTCTTTCCATCTGTGCTTTAGGCTGTGTGGTGATAGCTGAAGCCTTCCTATGAGGTGTGCATACTGGTGTGGACCCCCAGCTCCCCTCCCAGTGCCAGCAGCAGGACTAAGGGATGTCACAAGTATTCCTCCTTCTGACCCTGCTCAGTTTCTCCTCCTGCATCCAGGTCAGAGCTTATTccccttcctcttttttttctgtcactctATTTTAAGGTGACCAGCTGACTGTGAAAAAATCTGCACAGTTACACATGTGCTCATTTTTGTTACTTGCGTCTCAATACTCTGAAGAGGAAGCGGCGGTTTCActtctttatataatatttactgtTACCAATATCAGTTTCAATCATTTGTATAGAGCAATCGGACCAAAGCTAAAAATGAATTATCTGGACAAATGGCGCTCTGTAAAGACGTGGGCCATGGCTCGTATAATCAGGCTTGTCCTGATTTTATCTGGACATCTGCTCACCCTACTGTCTCCCTAAGAGGGGCATGATAGGTCCTGCTTTACAGTATAGCATACTTTTAAGAAGAGTACTTTTTATAGAAGTAATTTACTTCAAAAGAATGTACTTAAGTGTGAGCTAaatgttatttgcaattaaatgaaaatacatagtttaattttattttaaatgtaagttgAACTTTAGAGTGCTTTATTGACTCACTTGAGCAAAACTGAAGTACATCTTAAAACTAAATTTCATAATTCTGTTGTCTttcaaatatggttaaagtgtgcTGACGAATGTACTCACTAGCATTTATGCTGAaaacaaaaagtcatttttatattttttgtgtatattatctatttaaatatataataaaaatagcacaagcactttaaatcttttttttagtcaaattaatgtcaacacatcaaaatacaaGTGTACCGCTAAAgacaataaatacatatttttatctttttccttcttctgtttaaaaaaattaaaaagcatgctatgaagcactgtcaagagcatgccaaaccaacaggtggcgatataatctcaaccgtaaagccatgttggccaatcagaagcctgaaaaagtttccagtagGTGGAGATTACAACACAGGCTCCGATGTCACAAGCCAAAACACTGGTTTCGCTGtctacatgataacactgcaaccAGAGTTTTTGAAAATAggtgttttcaaaaatgtttgtttcAGTAAACTGGTGCTGCATTTGCATGTGGACGAACAGCCTTTTAGACTGCATTAATCTAActtagacttgttatagcacttgcatatcattgctcttttgttgatctTGATTGCTtccaagtcgctttggataaaagtgtctgctgaatgtctaaatgtacatgtaatgtatgtaatgtaCATTAACATCAAGccagataaatatataaataaagctgagAACACATCTAAATGTCACACGCACCGCTCAACTCTTTTTCGAGTTTTCTTAAAGTCGGAGCAATATGCAACTCACTGAAGATTAGATTAGCcattaaaacaacatatttatgtgagaaaaaaagtaaaataaaaacaagaacatCACAGAGGTTCATAAATAGAGCCCTGTATTTTATGGTTAGATTTCAATACCCCCCATACACCCAAGGTAAGTGACGCAACACTGCTTTGTTGTTTGTAACGGGATGTTCTCTAGACTCCATAACCCGATCTGAACTGTGTTCTTATTCAGTCACTAACTGATCTAATGCAGAACTGTTTGTTATTTATGAATACTGCTTGAATGCTGCTGTTATGATGCTTATATAATGTCTTTTAATCACTATTTACTTGGAAGGAACAGCCGTGATATTGTTCTAGCTAAATTGTGTCTTATaggggaaaaaaatgtaattgtgataCTTAATTCATGTAAACTTTTCATGCGGTCTTACTAATTGGCTCTTGCAGGTGTCATCAACTACATCCCTCAAAACTTTGATGGCAAGATGGATGATGTACCGAGATGAATGTTTTCGAAATATCAGCAGAGAACCACCGATGGCAGGTGAGTTGTTCAGCATCCTTCCACAAGGATGCTGAATGGAGTCACAGTCATGTGTAAGTTCAGCAGGGGTCTTTCATAGACCCTGTCAACAGTCATGATGAAAGTGCACAGTGCTGTTAAGGGATGTATGTTGGGAAACACTGCTGAGACCTCTGATTAGGGGTCATGTCACATACTGATCCTGTCCTGCACTGCAAACAGAGCCGAGGAGACTTTAACATTAATGGCTGTTTTCCAGGTCTTGTGTGCAACAGAACATTTGATAAGTATGCCTGCTGGCCAGATGCACTGCCCAATACTACAGTGAGTGTGGCCTGCCCCTGGTACCTGCCCTGGCACAAGGAAGGTAAGACTGCTGCTAATATTATATTCACATTGATAACATTTCTAGGTTATATTTAGGGTTAGGTTCCGAAACCCTGTACCATAATGGTACCTGTGTGACCGATATGTTCTAGAACTGAATCAGAACGCAGATTTCAGTGCCTCATTTTGGTGCCATGCCTTGAAgatctatttaaatatttgtcctcTGGTTCTCCAAAAACGGATGTAGGAAGCATCACCTCACTGCACGTGAAAAATTATTTCCAGACTGgaaaatgacacaaaatgatcggtctgtgcaagaaactgaacagtttttataaagtttttttggatgtcctgggggtaagcagataaacatcaaatgtttaatttttgtgagaactatccctttaagtttgtaacatgattttagcagTTTCAGCAGTCAAAAGACTCCAAACCCCTTCCTTCTAATTTAGAAAATTAACAATTAGCTGTGTTATTTATGGCATTTATGTGTGGctctaacattttaataatcacagTTGTACACATTGCCACCATTGTTCACATTGCATAAAGTaggtttcattttctttatgaaaaataacattttatattcttTTCATGTTGGGGTGAAATGTTAGCTGAGCATGTATTGACAGGTTGCACACTATCTATGAGTATGTGTAAATCTATGTCCATAATTGTGAGGGAAAACATTTATCATATGTGGCTGCACTTTAAATAATGCACTTCTTTTAGCTTAGCTAGTTTAACACCACATGAAGTATATTCTATAATTCACACATGACATTCTCTTATGCATCTTGTGTGACCAAACAATctctgtgtgtgcgcgtgtgtgtgtgtgtctctgtgtgtgtgtgtgtgtgtgtgtgtcagtccgACATGGGTTCGTGTATCTGGAGTGTGATGCAGACGGACAGTATAGCAAACAGAAGAATGCCAGCGAATGTCTATCACGTGACCCCACACAAATCAACATGGTATGTAAGAAACAACACAACTCTTTTGAGGCAAGATGAATAGGTGATtgttacagtatattaaatatcTTAAACGTGTTAAAGATGAATTATGTTAAACTACTTTTAAAATCTGGAAAGAGATTCCCTTGAAAGTGatcatatcaaacatgtttgttttctgtggaatctgcagactggctctaACTTCTAGCAACTAGTGTTGATCTGCCAACACTGTAAATAAAGCTAAATCATCGTGGTGTATTCCAGTCGTAATGCAGAGttcattttttacaatatattttttttaatatagtcaCTATTTCATAGTGTGATATTTACTCAGATGTAATTTGGCCAGCAAAAATCACAAATATgtgaaataacaaaaatgtatcaaACTATATCAGACAATACTTGAAAAAAGTCAAATTTTGATTAAATGTTTATCAAACATTTATCTATTTACATTTTAACCCGCTATATCCTAATGTAATAGCACAAGTAAACTGTAATATTAATAGAATTACAGTGTGGTCAGTggattgtactgttgtttaacTTCAGCCTACAAAACCCACACGTTCTCAACCCTCGTTGGGGTTCACATTTTTCAACGCACAGGGGTATCCTTTTAGCATCACTTTTCGACATGCCGGGTCCTCCGTTGTTTTCAAttgtttgtcttaatttaatggtttgcatacatttgtaaaaaaaaaaaaaaaaaaaaaacaacaacaacataattttacataaatgtatacttttattggAGCACCTAAACTTACCCACTTCTGAACAATATAAAACACGTAACAGGCAAATATAAGTGTAGTCACAGGATTTTATtacaaaaacctaaaaaaacaGTATAGAAGTATTACAAATAAACCGTGTtgcattccaagtcttctgaagccatacaatatcTTTATGCGAAGAagagaataaaacataaaatttaaatcGCTGAAAATGATcccgttccctcaatgtactaacaTCTCATTCAAAAAGATACTTCTGTATTTTAGCATAATGCAGTCGGTAACACGACAGACAAGAGCCAATGGCATTTCACAACCAAGACTGATGTAAGGCTTCATCTGTCGCTTTTTTACTGtgatataaataaaactgttggGACTGTTAACATTGAAAAATCACACCCCAATATACATGCAATAAttgcaaaattataaaattttatcaTAATGATAAAATTCCCATTGCCTTTCCTGTCAGCATATTGATGCCAAAAGTTTCTTATTTAAAGCAATGGAGGACCCTGCACATTGAAAAATTACACTAAAGGGGAACCCTGTGCATCAAAATGTGACCAAGGGGTCCTGACCAAGCATCAGTATGTGACGGGTTGGGACCAAGAATGTGTTGACAAAACTTTCTTTCCAAAGACTTTCAGTGGATAAAAGACTCCATAACACATTTTATAAAGGAATGAGTTCAAAAAAAGATGTGATTTAGGACCTTTATATACGGTTCATGCCAAGGTCAAGTCTGAAAGCCCATCCCTCACAATCTCATTTCTATCCACCCTAAATTAAATATGGTGTTCACCTGTGCATTTGTGTCATTGTCTTAGCAGATGTACTTGTATGTCTGTGTGCAGCAACACTACGGACGGATCCTCAGTCAGTTCCGGACCATGTACACCATTGGATATTCCCTGTCTCTTGCGGCGCTGGTGCTGGCATTGGCTATCCTGGTGGCCTTTAGGTAACATTAAAGCCAACTGGGTATTTATTCCCTAtgcttacattttaaattgaaaacgTGTTTAGCACCAGTCTTTGTATCTTTGTTTGTCTCTGTGGTTAAGAAGTTAGGCATCTTTGTGTGAACGGTGTAATGCTTTTTGACTTTTATTCATTGCACTCTGATCCCCGCAGGAAGCTGCACTGCATGAGAAACAACATCCACATGAACTTGTTTGCCTCCTTCATCCTGCGAGCCTCTTCTATTCTCATCAAAGATGCCATGTTGGAAAGGCCTGATGGCTTCCATGTTGGTCAGGACATCACCACAGAACTGGAGGTGGAGTTGCTGGTTAAAAACGAGGTCCAATAACCTACTGTCTTTCTTTGTTGTTATTGATATTAAAAGATTATCAACTACtgtactaccattcaaaggtttgggggcAGTAAGATTTTTGAATGTTTCAGAAATCTGTGCTGCTAAACTAAGagggcatttattttaaatggtaaaaattcaaatattttttttaataaagctgaattgtcagcatcattactccagttagTTAATATTTTAGTGAGTTATGGCATATACAACTTTTATCcatgttaaaaattatttatgtaaaaaaaaaaaaaaaaacaatgctgaaAAATTGCTTTTATCTGTTGTATATGATTTGTTTAAAAGGGTCATCGGGTGCCCATTTCCACAAGTTTATATGATTCTTAAGGGTCTTTCAAAGTCTGTAACATACTTTGGTtgaaatttctcaatggtagtgcaAATCAAAACACGTTTTACCCTGTCAATCAGCTCTGCACACAGTAACTTGTTTTAGTGCATGTTGCTTTAAATACTAATGAGCTCTGCTTGCTCCGCCCCCTTTCTTCAGTTGGGTGACAAGCCATTCTTATGAGCTTTACTTTAGCCATGGAACCTGCTAATTAGCAcgttattaggaaaggcgatttgcaaagattcattaaaaaaaaataaaaaaaattatactcacTTCTTTTTTAAGGGAATGATTTCCGTGAACAAAAATGCTTTTAGGTAGATTGGGGGGCACATTCCCTTCAACAACAAATTTAAACCACTTcgtcttcagcggctcagatgtcagGAGAAACAATGGCGGACTGATGACAGATCACATTTAGGGCGGTTCTACGGAAAATGCCAGTGTCAAATAAACAATCGTGGGAGGGTTTGACGTCATACAGCCAAGAAGCTGAGAACGGTTTGATTTGAGAATATTAtttagagataaaaaaaataaataaaaaaaacactaagtgGATTTTTGTCATTACGGTGGATGTGTACAAACTCATttttgaccctggagcacaaaccaagtcttagtaggtttaggtttatttgtagcaatagctagaaatacattgtatgggtcaaaattatgagGACATTAAGTAAAcatcatgaagatatttagtaaattacctactgtaaatatatcaaaacttaatttttgattagtaatatgaaaGTTACGTGGCATactgccaagtatggtgacccatactcagaatttgtgaatTCTCAGAATttgacccatccaaagtacacacacacacagcagtgaacacacaaaccatgaacatacacccggagcagtgggcagctatttgctgcggcacccagggagcagttgggtgttgggtaccttgctcaagggtacaTAAGTCATAGTATTGCCGGCAcgggactcaaacccacaactttaCGGTgaggagtcaaactctttaaaggggggggtgaaatgctcgttttcactcaatatcctgttaatcttgagtacatacagagtagtactgcatccttcataaatccaaaaagtctttagttttattatattcataagagaaagatagtctgtaccgattttttccagaaaaggcgtgacgtgtgggcagagctaaagaatcacgagcgccagtaggcttttgcgttgagagcatgtggaaactgtgacattaccgtgagggaaaaaccatcatccaaaacgaACCAttgcttacagtcagattcacaactccgttgatgctctgtaaaaataaactccatccactggtcccttaatgctgttttttttttttggtaatctgtgcaggggtgtcttgccctggcaaccaaaaacacacttcttttgtgacttttcgcgacgctctcgctctcatcagtgaatcgctctgatcagtgaaatgtctgtgctgctcagcctcgctcgctatatgggagcgcgcgctcttccgccagaagtgcccttaagacccatataaggaaattccgctccatctaacgtcacacagagccatactcgaaaaaaactttccgaaacttgtgacaaaccggaacaaaaatactccttcaaacgtacaacttaatttttgaaactttgtccatgtttagcatgggaatccaactcttttacagtgtaaaaaactcattatgcatgaaatagcatttcaccaccccccccccccccccccctttaaccacTAGGCCTCAACTTCCCTGTCGTCATATGCATCGCTAAGAACTTCTTTGGACAACTTTATAGGCAATTTTatcaatgtttagattttttttttgcaccctcagattccagattttcaaatagctgtgtcttggccaaatattgtccgatcctaacaaaccgtaagtaatggaaagcttatttaatcAGCTTTCATTTGATGTATGcatctcaatttcaaaaagatttctttctttttttgtcacaaaaaaaaCTAACCATTTCATTGCTAATTTTTCAccatgtgtttgtaataaaccctGACAGTAGTTTAATGCCAAAAGAAGGTTGGCACTGGTGAAAGCTGTTAGTAAATCAGGCCTTTAAtgcttcaaatatttttatggaagatttctttaaaagttatttaagaacaacaacgaaaaaaaagaCTTTGTTCTTCAAACTTTTTATTCGAATATGCTGCCTTTAACCTTTAAAGTATGTTGTAAATGTCcaggaatattcctttaaatgcatGTTAGTATAGATTAAGGTACCTATTTACTGTGCAAATAAATCTGAATGGAGGCGGCAGGTTAAAATTTAGCCGAAAGCTTACAGTGACCCAAAAACAACATGTGCGTTTCAGACGGCGATCGGCTGCAGGGTTGCAATGGTGATGATGCAGTACAGCATACTGGCCAACAACTACTGGCTGCTGGTGGAGGGCATCTACCTGCACAGCCTTCTGGTCATCACAGTCTTGACGGAGAGGAATTACTTCGCCATCTATCAGTGTATCGGCTGGGGTGAGAGGTTCAGAGCTTTTACGCCGTGAACTCATTAACAGGGTTTAAGAGCTTCCTCATACATAGCATGTCCAAACAGAGCGGGGCAGATGGTTTATGCCGCGTGTCACAAggtctctctttctatttctccCTCAGGTGCCCCTCTGATATATGTGTTGCCTTGGGTGATCGTGAAGTACTTGTACGAGAATGAAGAGTAAGTTCTGGAGCCACGTGGGATGGGTGTGTTTGCGACTGATGAAAGCCAGCACTCGTCAAACAGTCAGTGTGTGTTTTTGCGGCTGGAGAATTGGCCGACATCAGTACTCTGTCACTGTAGCTTTTGTTTCATAACAAATCAAATGCATAAATTGTGGACACAAGCTACCCAGATACTACAGTATGTCAAACGCTGTGATGCTAGGCAGATTTTCAGTCTTTGTATGATTAACgagtatttagcatttttatatatCTTCAGCATCCACTCCAGCTTTTTCAATTTGGCTTGTAGCAGCCAACATATCGCATTGTGCGTGTAAAATCTCGTAAATCGTTCACTCGGTCGCTGTTATTGTTGGAAGGGCTATCAAgatgtaaatttattttaatgaccCTTTAATGAGTGCTGAGGTTACATATTTTATAGTATCTATTTCATCTGACTGCTGCACACAATTCCCATAAGTTAGTCTGCTGTAATACATCAGATGTATTGTAAGTACTGTAGCACATTCGTAATAAGGTGTGTGaggagaaaaaattataataatttgtatcTTAAATGAAAAATGACGTTTCCATATGGTAtttattaaacatgttttttctaCTACTCTATTAGAACTTGATGATAAAgctaaaatatctatatttttgtatttttctgctTCGGCAATACTTTTGGTCAAATAGCCATGCGTTTGCCTGCATATTTTTGTACTAACataatttaattcataaaaactCACATTAGAACATTTATTGTGTGATGAAGCTAAATGATTGTTGAATCTgaattttttatcatttcaatGAAACTAATTTCATGGTTCATGAAAATTAATCGAACATGCTTATCTAAAAATTACAGTTGTAATGCTCTCAAACTTATGTCTCAAAACTAATATAATGTACACTCTAAAGTTGTCTAATTGTATTAAATAGAACttaaaactataatacattttcacttaacctgaaaacattacattcaattcacactttaaagggatagttcacccaaaaattccaaacctgtatgagtttctatCTTCTGTTgaactcaaaagaagatattttgaagaatgtttgtaacctaACTGCTAACGgtatccattgacttccatagttttttgtttttttttcatactatgaaagtcaatggctactatTTGGtcactaacattcttcaaaatatcttcttttgtgttcaacagaagaaagaaactcatacagggttggaacaacttaaagatgagtaaataatgacaagattttcatttttgattgaactattcctttaagggtaTTAATTCCATTATAAATTATTTCTCAAAAGGAATAGCCCAGCCCCATTTCTATAGTTTTTCTATAGCTCAGCAGCAGGCACAGAGACTGACATAAATCACGTAGTTTTTATCTGGGGCCTCACTTTAATGTGTCATGGCCTACTAGGGTTTAGGACAGGTTCATACTGTCCCACACTCATCACCCCGTCCATCCAGCTGAACTGACCTGTCCTGAGCAGATAAAAGAATCACTCTTTCCCGTTGATAAGCTGTGTATTATCCCCATTCAGACAGCATGTCATCTGTCATGTTGGTTTTTTTCCACACTATCACTACAGATACTGAGATAATGCAGCATTTTCAGTGCATAGGTTCTCTGTATGCATTGAAATACTACTATAGTTgtcaaaatgcaaaatgtgcagtatgCAACAAAATGGCACACTGCAATGCACTTGCTTTGACCTTCCATTTTCAGTGTGATGAATGAACTGGAAGTAATATCAGCCACAATTTTTAACATCTAGTTCTCTATGCATTATTTAATCGAACTGCCAAAAGACATTTTATATACAAAATTAGAGTtaaaaatacatgtaactgttCTTACATTAAGATGATGGCTGGATATTATTAATGATGTAGGCTACTGAATTAAAACAAATAGGCATTATGAAGTCATGTGACAGTATTCAGTAAAAAATAAGATAGTGTCCCTTTCTGAAAATGTTTCTCCTAATTCTTCATTTTCTTTGAGTGCTGTTGAATGTGTTGTTATTCTTGCTATATACATGGTGTGTTACAAGTGTCCTTGTTACGTGTTGCATGTATTTACTAATAATAGTAAATTATGCCTAATTGCAAGCAgcttaaaccaaaccctaataAGTAGCCCTAGTAAGTACATGTTATTTACTTTTACTTAGtgcttaataatttaaaatgttaaatacatctTAAATGTTAAGCATATTGAGACTATATTAACCCTGCAAAGCCAGAAATATAcaataatagtcagaaaaataaacctttagacaaaatattgaaaaaaatctcaaataaaaatgtgcatatgtgatttgttttaataacacatttgatGCATAAGCAGGTTTTTATAGCTCATGAAGCATTATATAGAGAGAATATGGACCTAAAAACTTGGAGGAAGAAACCCATCAGCTTTATTCAGATGCCAAAGCTGAGAAAAACAAATGGTCAAAACGTAAGATGAAATTTtgatagcttgtaatgtaaatcaatgagatttattagcaaaaaataaaataaaatcaattgacACAATATTTCACATAGATTTGTATGTCTAGTAGGATCatatttaaccctctggggttcttcggtcatttatgacccgaattttttttttaaaaaaatgttaaaaatcgtagcttcatcggaatggtccgaaacttggtgacttttttggtacttggtatatgaacaccccaaaaaattggggacaggattttaaaagtctaagtggtcgtaaaaaaaatagtcacactcagggtcttcgggtcaaaaatgacccgacataggaaatgaatgggaaatttgcaaaaatatgaaaatactgagtt
The nucleotide sequence above comes from Carassius gibelio isolate Cgi1373 ecotype wild population from Czech Republic chromosome B3, carGib1.2-hapl.c, whole genome shotgun sequence. Encoded proteins:
- the LOC127952858 gene encoding glucagon receptor isoform X1 is translated as MSQVFLLLTLLSFSSCIQVSSTTSLKTLMARWMMYRDECFRNISREPPMAGLVCNRTFDKYACWPDALPNTTVSVACPWYLPWHKEVRHGFVYLECDADGQYSKQKNASECLSRDPTQINMQHYGRILSQFRTMYTIGYSLSLAALVLALAILVAFRKLHCMRNNIHMNLFASFILRASSILIKDAMLERPDGFHVGQDITTELEVELLVKNETAIGCRVAMVMMQYSILANNYWLLVEGIYLHSLLVITVLTERNYFAIYQCIGWGAPLIYVLPWVIVKYLYENEECWVQNINMEYWWIIRSPILLAVLINFFIFIHIIKILVSKLRAHQMRYSDYKLRLAKSTLTLIPLLGIHSVLFSFVTDESTSHGALSLRLTKLFIDLFFNSFQGLLVAILYCFVNKEVQSEILKKWRRWKLGRDIEEEYRHTYSQSLQMKSGSIMVPPSNLSRLPDIATTTSRLGSPEEKQMLVSHSQNGMGTGLQFTSTPQDSSTCSSITEDIVMVDRGKCCSVQQDSNL
- the LOC127952858 gene encoding glucagon receptor isoform X2: MSQVFLLLTLLSFSSCIQVSSTTSLKTLMARWMMYRDECFRNISREPPMAGLVCNRTFDKYACWPDALPNTTVSVACPWYLPWHKEVRHGFVYLECDADGQYSKQKNASECLSRDPTQINMQHYGRILSQFRTMYTIGYSLSLAALVLALAILVAFRKLHCMRNNIHMNLFASFILRASSILIKDAMLERPDGFHVGQDITTELETAIGCRVAMVMMQYSILANNYWLLVEGIYLHSLLVITVLTERNYFAIYQCIGWGAPLIYVLPWVIVKYLYENEECWVQNINMEYWWIIRSPILLAVLINFFIFIHIIKILVSKLRAHQMRYSDYKLRLAKSTLTLIPLLGIHSVLFSFVTDESTSHGALSLRLTKLFIDLFFNSFQGLLVAILYCFVNKEVQSEILKKWRRWKLGRDIEEEYRHTYSQSLQMKSGSIMVPPSNLSRLPDIATTTSRLGSPEEKQMLVSHSQNGMGTGLQFTSTPQDSSTCSSITEDIVMVDRGKCCSVQQDSNL